One window of the Nocardia huaxiensis genome contains the following:
- a CDS encoding DHA2 family efflux MFS transporter permease subunit, producing the protein MTTPPDTTSAGADDDKLDAGVLKIAGVVVLGAIMSILDVTVVTVAIPKFQEEFDTTYAIAAWSMTGYTLALATVIPLTGWAADRFGTKRLYMAALVAFVLGSVLCSTASSIEQLIAYRVIQGLGGGMLMPLGMTIMTHAAGPHRIGRVMAVLGVPMLLGPIGGPILGGWLIDSYSWHWIFLINLPIGIIALALAWIVFPADKPEPSQSFDFIGMLLASPGLAAFLYGVSSIPEAGTVVAKRVLIPAIIGLILLVAFVFRALRTEHPLIDLRLFKNPSLRYAVLTMTLFAMAFFGSGLLLPSYLQQVRGESTLMAGLLIAPQGLGAMLTMPVAGRLVDKIGPGKIVLTGIAVMSVGMAFLTQVDASTSYWLLCGALFITGLGMGCTMMPTMTAAIQTLTHAQVARGSTLMNIVNQTAGSIGTATISVVLTNLLNNRPLANPAIASHYNPAIGQQMEAEMPGSVQTGLDQAAQAFAHTFWVALALLIATLIPAFFLPRTRPADPEKAEAAAIVAH; encoded by the coding sequence GTGACAACTCCTCCGGATACGACGTCGGCCGGAGCCGACGACGACAAGCTGGACGCCGGCGTTCTCAAGATCGCCGGAGTCGTGGTGCTCGGCGCCATCATGTCGATCCTCGACGTGACCGTGGTGACCGTCGCGATCCCGAAGTTCCAGGAAGAATTCGACACCACCTACGCCATCGCCGCCTGGTCCATGACCGGCTACACCCTGGCGCTGGCCACCGTCATCCCGCTCACCGGCTGGGCCGCGGACCGATTCGGCACCAAACGCCTCTATATGGCCGCCCTGGTGGCCTTCGTACTCGGCTCGGTGCTGTGCTCCACGGCGAGCAGCATCGAACAGCTCATCGCCTACCGCGTCATCCAGGGCCTGGGCGGCGGCATGCTCATGCCGCTGGGCATGACGATCATGACCCACGCCGCGGGCCCGCACCGCATCGGGCGCGTCATGGCGGTGCTCGGTGTGCCGATGCTGCTGGGCCCCATCGGCGGACCCATTCTGGGCGGCTGGCTCATCGACTCCTACTCCTGGCACTGGATCTTCCTGATCAACCTGCCCATCGGCATCATCGCGCTCGCGCTGGCGTGGATCGTGTTCCCCGCCGACAAACCCGAGCCCTCGCAGTCCTTCGACTTCATCGGCATGCTGCTGGCCTCACCGGGTCTGGCCGCCTTCCTCTACGGCGTGTCCTCGATCCCCGAGGCCGGCACCGTCGTGGCCAAACGGGTGCTCATCCCCGCGATCATCGGCCTGATCCTGCTGGTGGCCTTCGTGTTCCGGGCACTGCGCACCGAACATCCGCTCATCGATCTGCGCCTGTTCAAGAACCCGTCGCTGCGCTACGCCGTGCTGACCATGACCCTGTTCGCCATGGCATTCTTCGGCTCCGGTCTGCTGCTGCCGTCGTATCTGCAGCAGGTGCGCGGGGAATCCACGCTCATGGCCGGATTGCTCATCGCCCCACAGGGTTTGGGCGCCATGCTCACCATGCCGGTGGCCGGCCGGCTGGTCGACAAGATCGGGCCCGGCAAGATCGTGCTCACCGGCATCGCCGTCATGTCGGTCGGTATGGCGTTCTTGACCCAGGTCGACGCCTCCACCTCCTACTGGCTGCTGTGCGGGGCGCTGTTCATCACCGGTCTGGGCATGGGCTGCACCATGATGCCCACCATGACCGCCGCCATCCAGACCCTCACCCACGCACAGGTCGCGCGCGGCTCCACGCTGATGAACATCGTCAACCAGACCGCCGGATCCATCGGCACCGCAACGATTTCGGTGGTCCTGACCAACCTGCTCAACAACCGGCCACTGGCCAACCCTGCCATCGCCTCGCACTACAACCCGGCCATCGGGCAGCAGATGGAAGCCGAGATGCCCGGCTCGGTGCAAACCGGCCTGGATCAGGCCGCCCAGGCGTTCGCGCACACCTTCTGGGTGGCGCTGGCCCTGCTGATCGCCACGCTCATCCCGGCGTTCTTCCTGCCGCGCACCCGCCCGGCCGATCCGGAGAAGGCCGAGGCCGCTGCCATCGTCGCACACTAG
- a CDS encoding ABC transporter permease, whose amino-acid sequence MIALRGYPSRGALDRPRSRWADVAVFLGAAVLIWIVVRVSAGMNVPFDQSAAPSSISTDPAELPYYAARSLLRMFLALGLSILFTFVFATAAARLPRAEKIMLPALDILQSVPVLGFLSVTVAGFIALFPGSSLGLECASIFAIFTSQAWNMAFAFHHSLVSQPRELDEAARNLRLSRWQRFWRVDVPSGMFPLVWNAMMSFGGGWFFLTASEAISVADHEYALPGIGSYVASAADESDTGKVLLAIATMVIVVVGLNVLFWRPLTVWAERFRVEDSESAEAPRSLVLNLLRRSHIPGILARVLGPLVYPMDRAMRVFGLAEHRLYVPEYRRRAGDVVFTTVVTAVLLVGVAAMLRYVADTVGLAEFAHAAFLGVITLMRVIVLLIFATLIWVPIGVWIGLNPTVSRIAQPIVQVLASFPANFLFPLVTAVLVATGASLQWASVLLMALGAQWYILFNVIAGASAVPNDLREASASLRLPRNLWWRKLILPAIFPSYVTGALTAAGGAWNASIVAEIVQFGDTTLTASGLGAYITEATADGDSPRILVGVLVMSAYVVGFNRLFWRRLYTLAQRRYSL is encoded by the coding sequence ATGATCGCGCTGCGCGGGTATCCGTCGCGGGGCGCGCTGGATCGGCCGCGCTCGCGCTGGGCCGATGTGGCGGTGTTCCTCGGTGCGGCGGTGCTGATCTGGATCGTGGTGCGGGTGTCGGCGGGCATGAATGTGCCCTTCGATCAGTCGGCGGCCCCGTCGAGCATCTCCACCGATCCGGCCGAACTGCCCTATTACGCGGCGCGGTCGCTGCTGCGGATGTTCCTGGCGCTCGGGCTGTCGATTCTGTTCACGTTCGTGTTCGCGACCGCGGCGGCGCGGCTGCCGCGCGCGGAGAAGATCATGCTGCCGGCGTTGGACATTCTGCAGTCGGTGCCGGTCCTGGGTTTCCTGTCGGTGACCGTCGCCGGGTTCATCGCCTTGTTTCCGGGTTCGTCGCTGGGCCTGGAGTGCGCGTCGATCTTCGCGATCTTCACCTCGCAAGCCTGGAACATGGCCTTCGCCTTCCACCACAGCCTGGTCTCACAGCCGCGCGAGCTGGACGAGGCGGCCCGGAATCTGAGATTGTCGCGCTGGCAACGGTTCTGGCGGGTGGATGTGCCGTCGGGGATGTTCCCGCTGGTGTGGAACGCGATGATGAGTTTCGGCGGCGGCTGGTTCTTCCTGACCGCCTCGGAGGCCATCAGCGTGGCCGATCACGAGTACGCGCTGCCCGGCATCGGCTCGTATGTGGCCAGCGCCGCCGACGAATCCGACACCGGCAAGGTGCTGTTGGCGATCGCGACCATGGTGATCGTGGTGGTCGGGTTGAATGTGCTGTTCTGGCGGCCGCTCACGGTGTGGGCGGAGCGTTTCCGCGTCGAGGATTCCGAATCGGCCGAGGCGCCCAGATCGCTGGTGCTGAATCTGCTGCGCCGCTCCCACATTCCGGGGATCCTCGCGCGGGTACTCGGGCCGCTGGTGTATCCGATGGATCGGGCGATGCGGGTGTTCGGGCTGGCCGAGCATCGGCTGTACGTGCCCGAATATCGCAGGCGCGCAGGCGATGTCGTGTTCACGACGGTGGTGACGGCGGTCCTGCTGGTGGGCGTGGCGGCCATGCTGCGCTATGTCGCCGACACCGTCGGGCTCGCGGAGTTCGCGCACGCGGCGTTCCTGGGCGTGATCACGCTCATGCGCGTGATCGTGCTGCTGATCTTCGCGACGCTGATCTGGGTGCCGATCGGGGTGTGGATCGGCTTGAACCCCACGGTATCCCGGATCGCGCAGCCGATCGTGCAGGTGCTGGCCAGCTTCCCCGCCAACTTCCTGTTCCCGCTGGTGACCGCCGTGCTGGTGGCCACGGGCGCGAGCCTGCAGTGGGCCAGCGTGCTGCTGATGGCGCTGGGCGCGCAGTGGTACATCCTGTTCAATGTGATCGCCGGCGCCTCGGCGGTGCCCAATGATCTGCGCGAAGCCTCGGCGAGCCTGCGGCTGCCGCGAAACCTGTGGTGGCGCAAGCTGATTCTGCCCGCCATCTTCCCCAGCTATGTAACCGGTGCGCTGACCGCGGCGGGCGGGGCGTGGAATGCCTCGATCGTGGCCGAGATCGTGCAGTTCGGCGACACCACCCTGACCGCGTCAGGCTTGGGCGCCTACATCACCGAGGCCACCGCCGACGGTGATTCCCCGCGCATTCTGGTTGGCGTGCTCGTGATGAGCGCCTACGTCGTCGGCTTCAACCGCCTGTTCTGGCGTCGCCTCTACACGCTGGCCCAGCGCCGCTACTCGCTCTAG
- a CDS encoding MgtC/SapB family protein: MTTLEMLLRLGAGVGLGAVIGFERQYRARMAGLRTNALVAAGATLFVLLSAHGFSGTDADPTRVAAQIVSGIGFLGAGVILRDGFNIRGLNTAATLWCSAAVGSLSGAGMFTTAAAGTVVVVVVNTALRTAARAVDRPEIAGGEQEALYAFTATTDDAHEAHVRALLVQALSRTDFRLVSVASHDTNDNKVQVRAELTGDRRDDRQMESAVSRLSLEPSVTSVGWRTISPTEADT; encoded by the coding sequence ATGACGACCTTGGAAATGCTGCTGCGACTCGGTGCCGGTGTGGGGCTGGGCGCGGTGATCGGATTCGAGCGCCAGTACCGGGCCCGCATGGCCGGACTGCGCACGAACGCGCTCGTCGCCGCGGGAGCCACGCTGTTCGTGCTGCTGTCGGCGCACGGATTCAGCGGCACCGACGCGGATCCGACGCGGGTGGCCGCGCAGATCGTGTCCGGTATCGGGTTTCTGGGTGCGGGTGTGATCCTGCGCGACGGGTTCAATATTCGCGGGCTGAATACGGCCGCGACCCTGTGGTGTTCGGCTGCTGTGGGTTCGCTGTCCGGTGCTGGGATGTTCACTACGGCGGCGGCGGGGACCGTGGTCGTGGTGGTGGTCAATACGGCGCTGCGGACGGCGGCGCGGGCGGTGGATCGCCCGGAGATCGCCGGCGGTGAGCAGGAGGCACTGTATGCGTTCACCGCGACCACCGACGACGCGCACGAGGCGCATGTGCGGGCGCTGCTGGTACAAGCCTTGAGCCGCACCGACTTTCGACTCGTCTCGGTGGCCAGTCACGACACCAACGACAACAAGGTGCAGGTGCGCGCCGAGCTGACCGGGGATCGCCGCGATGATCGGCAGATGGAGTCGGCGGTGAGCCGGTTGAGCCTGGAACCGTCGGTGACCAGCGTCGGCTGGCGCACCATCTCCCCCACCGAGGCCGACACATGA
- a CDS encoding class I SAM-dependent methyltransferase produces MTRVPEDTALPTGPVQPYSYDSIAEAYTAENETSLLNAYYERPAMLELAGDVSGRRILDAGCGSGALFAELRDRGATVTGIDASAGMLELARRRLGSDADLRIADLANPLAFPDNAFDDVIASLVLHYLRDWGPALTELRRVLAPGGRLIVSVEHPFAIWISERSAGHKTDYFRTRERTEEWIMGGQSARLTFWDRPLHAMTDAFTTAGFRINVISEPPPVPAARDRFPEVFGEVIGESFLGFLFFVLQADRTMPR; encoded by the coding sequence ATGACCAGAGTTCCGGAAGATACCGCGCTTCCGACCGGCCCCGTCCAGCCGTACAGCTATGACAGCATCGCCGAGGCCTACACCGCGGAGAACGAGACCAGTCTGCTCAACGCCTACTACGAGCGCCCCGCGATGCTGGAGCTCGCCGGGGACGTGAGCGGTCGGCGGATTCTCGACGCCGGGTGCGGCTCCGGTGCGCTGTTCGCCGAATTGCGTGACCGGGGCGCCACGGTGACCGGCATCGACGCGAGTGCCGGGATGCTGGAGCTGGCTCGACGCCGACTGGGCTCCGACGCGGACCTGCGAATCGCCGACCTCGCGAACCCGCTGGCGTTTCCCGACAACGCTTTCGACGATGTCATCGCCTCCCTGGTACTGCACTATCTGCGGGACTGGGGGCCGGCACTGACCGAGCTGCGACGCGTCCTCGCGCCCGGCGGGCGGCTGATCGTCTCGGTCGAGCATCCCTTCGCCATCTGGATCAGCGAACGCTCAGCTGGGCACAAAACCGACTACTTCCGCACCCGGGAGCGGACCGAGGAGTGGATCATGGGCGGGCAATCCGCCCGGCTGACCTTCTGGGACCGGCCGCTGCACGCGATGACCGACGCTTTCACCACGGCGGGATTCCGCATCAATGTCATCAGTGAGCCGCCACCTGTGCCCGCGGCGCGCGATCGGTTTCCGGAGGTCTTCGGTGAGGTCATCGGCGAAAGCTTCTTGGGTTTCCTGTTTTTCGTCCTCCAGGCAGACCGAACCATGCCGAGATGA
- a CDS encoding molybdopterin-dependent oxidoreductase has protein sequence MRASAAAAGVLAAATVLAVGHLIAAFIDPAASPFYVLGATMVDHTPHALKDAAIRRFGSNDKAALFVSMAVVMLLGGAATGLLERRRHLGSALLIALGAVTTLAALQRPTATALFAVPISAGIVAGLLTLRLLIPAPRTNDPASQLSRRRFLIVAGSVTVFAAAAAAGTGQWLGARLRDVAADRARFVLPRPQSPAAPIPPQAQPAVESLTPFLTSEDDFYRVDTALQLPALTRADWRLRIHGMVDRTVEFDFDRLDSYPTVERILTLACVSNEVGGPLAGTARWLGYRLPDLLAQAGPHPDADMLLSRSIDGFTAGTPLSAVLDGRDALLAIGMNGTPLPIAHGYPARLLVPGLYGYVSATKWVVDLEITRFDRTRAYWTDRGWSAHAPVKTASRIDTPAPFATLPAGPVTIAGVAWAPHRGIDTVEIQIDDTPWQQATLATEYSPDTWRLWTYRWPATPGTHTLRVRATDRTGHRQTDHRTPPFPDGATGRHQRVVTVE, from the coding sequence GTGAGGGCCTCCGCCGCGGCCGCGGGCGTACTCGCGGCCGCCACGGTGCTCGCCGTCGGGCACCTCATCGCGGCATTCATCGACCCGGCGGCATCGCCGTTCTACGTCCTCGGCGCGACCATGGTCGACCACACGCCCCACGCGTTGAAAGACGCCGCCATTCGCCGCTTCGGCAGCAATGACAAAGCGGCGCTGTTCGTTTCGATGGCAGTCGTCATGCTGCTCGGCGGTGCGGCCACTGGCCTGCTCGAACGCCGCCGCCACCTGGGCAGCGCACTGCTGATCGCGCTCGGGGCGGTGACCACCCTCGCCGCACTGCAACGCCCCACCGCCACAGCACTTTTCGCTGTTCCCATCAGTGCGGGCATCGTCGCCGGGCTCCTCACCCTGCGGCTGCTGATCCCCGCGCCGCGCACGAACGACCCAGCATCGCAACTGTCGCGGCGACGATTCCTGATCGTGGCCGGGAGTGTCACTGTCTTCGCCGCCGCCGCTGCGGCCGGGACCGGGCAGTGGCTGGGCGCGCGCCTGCGCGATGTGGCCGCCGATCGGGCGCGGTTCGTCCTGCCACGACCGCAGAGCCCGGCCGCCCCGATCCCGCCACAGGCACAACCCGCGGTCGAAAGCCTCACCCCCTTTCTGACTTCCGAGGACGATTTCTACCGTGTCGACACCGCCTTGCAGCTCCCGGCCCTGACGCGCGCCGACTGGCGGCTCCGCATCCACGGAATGGTCGATCGCACAGTGGAATTCGACTTCGACCGCCTCGACTCCTACCCCACCGTGGAACGGATCCTCACCCTGGCCTGCGTCTCCAACGAGGTCGGCGGCCCGCTGGCCGGAACCGCCCGCTGGCTCGGCTATCGGCTACCGGACCTGCTCGCGCAAGCCGGCCCGCACCCCGACGCCGACATGCTGCTGTCCCGCAGCATCGACGGATTCACCGCCGGCACACCACTATCCGCCGTCCTCGACGGCCGCGACGCCCTGCTGGCCATCGGCATGAACGGCACACCGTTGCCGATCGCCCACGGCTACCCCGCCCGCCTCCTCGTCCCCGGCCTCTACGGCTACGTCTCGGCCACCAAATGGGTTGTCGACCTGGAAATCACCCGCTTCGACCGCACCCGCGCCTACTGGACCGACCGCGGCTGGTCCGCTCACGCCCCCGTCAAAACAGCCTCCCGCATAGACACCCCCGCCCCCTTCGCCACCCTGCCCGCCGGCCCGGTCACCATCGCCGGAGTGGCCTGGGCCCCACATCGCGGCATCGACACCGTAGAAATCCAGATCGACGACACCCCGTGGCAGCAAGCCACTCTCGCCACCGAATACTCCCCCGACACCTGGCGCCTGTGGACCTACCGCTGGCCGGCCACCCCGGGCACCCACACCCTGCGCGTCCGCGCCACCGACCGCACCGGCCACCGCCAAACCGACCACCGCACCCCACCATTCCCCGACGGCGCCACCGGCCGGCACCAGCGCGTGGTCACCGTCGAATGA
- a CDS encoding fasciclin domain-containing protein: MKSPQRSLTIVLALTATVVAMSACSNSQTASDSTTSGSASTTGGSAAAADLVGPGCADYARQVPTGAGSVSGMAQDPVAVAASHNPMLTTLVAAVSGQLNPQVNLVDTLNGGQFTVFAPVDSAFAKIPAATVEGLKTDSDALTKILTYHVVTGQIAPGKIAGTHKTVEGADVTVTRDGDTIKVGDASVVCGGVKTANATVYMIDTVLMPPA, encoded by the coding sequence ATGAAGTCCCCGCAGCGTTCGCTCACGATCGTGCTCGCCCTGACCGCCACGGTCGTGGCGATGAGCGCCTGTTCGAACAGCCAGACCGCCTCCGACTCGACCACGTCGGGCAGCGCGAGCACCACCGGCGGCAGCGCCGCCGCGGCGGATCTGGTCGGGCCCGGATGCGCGGACTACGCGCGGCAGGTGCCCACCGGGGCCGGGTCGGTCAGCGGCATGGCGCAGGACCCGGTGGCAGTGGCCGCCTCGCACAATCCGATGCTGACCACCCTGGTGGCGGCGGTGTCAGGGCAGTTGAACCCGCAGGTCAACCTGGTGGACACGCTCAATGGCGGACAGTTCACGGTGTTCGCGCCCGTGGACTCGGCGTTCGCGAAGATCCCGGCCGCGACCGTCGAGGGACTCAAGACCGACAGCGACGCCCTGACCAAGATCCTCACCTACCACGTGGTCACCGGGCAGATCGCACCCGGCAAGATCGCGGGCACGCACAAGACCGTCGAAGGCGCGGACGTGACCGTGACCCGCGACGGCGACACCATCAAGGTCGGTGACGCCTCGGTCGTCTGCGGTGGTGTCAAGACCGCCAACGCGACGGTCTACATGATCGACACCGTGCTCATGCCGCCCGCCTGA
- a CDS encoding SPFH domain-containing protein, whose translation MLGYHVPDPDEAMLVSGAKVKDDAPFRVVIGRGAWVMPFFRKVRYLSLAMFEAEIGERCVTKQAIQLDVRAVIAFKVANDTVSIVNAAQRFLSEQEREMSVLTGRIFSGHLRSIVGSMTVEEIIRERQKLADEVLVASKVEMSNIGLWVDSFQIQSIDDGNLGYITALAAPHNAAVQRDAKIAQAAAAQLAAEAEQESVRKQAEYTRQTAILRAQYQRDIDSANAQAAQAGPLAQAVAMQEVLTAQAEQARKQAELREQQLQAEVVKPAVAEAERVRILAEAEADRTRIQAEAAASNNRIALDQLLIEQLPEIVRQAATGLSNANLTVLNGPDGVSELVNGMVGQGLTVFNSLQKALSANNDQQAD comes from the coding sequence GTGTTGGGTTATCACGTGCCGGATCCGGACGAGGCGATGCTGGTCAGCGGCGCCAAGGTCAAGGACGACGCACCGTTTCGGGTGGTCATCGGGCGCGGGGCCTGGGTGATGCCGTTCTTCCGCAAGGTGCGGTACCTGTCGCTGGCCATGTTCGAGGCCGAGATCGGGGAACGCTGCGTCACCAAACAGGCCATTCAGCTCGATGTGCGCGCGGTCATCGCGTTCAAGGTCGCCAACGACACCGTGTCGATCGTCAATGCGGCGCAACGGTTCCTGTCCGAGCAGGAGCGCGAGATGTCGGTGCTGACCGGGCGCATCTTCTCCGGGCATCTGCGGTCGATCGTGGGTTCGATGACGGTGGAGGAGATCATCCGCGAACGCCAGAAGCTCGCCGACGAGGTGCTGGTGGCCTCCAAGGTGGAGATGAGCAATATCGGGCTGTGGGTGGATTCCTTCCAGATCCAGTCCATCGACGACGGCAATCTGGGCTACATCACCGCGCTGGCCGCCCCGCACAATGCCGCCGTGCAGCGCGACGCCAAGATCGCCCAGGCCGCCGCCGCGCAACTGGCCGCCGAAGCCGAACAGGAATCGGTGCGCAAACAGGCCGAATACACCCGTCAGACCGCGATCCTGCGCGCGCAGTACCAGCGCGATATCGATTCGGCCAATGCCCAAGCCGCGCAGGCCGGTCCGCTCGCCCAGGCCGTCGCGATGCAGGAGGTGCTCACCGCCCAGGCCGAGCAGGCGCGCAAGCAGGCCGAGCTGCGCGAGCAGCAGTTGCAGGCCGAAGTGGTGAAACCCGCTGTGGCAGAAGCGGAACGGGTGCGCATTCTGGCCGAGGCCGAAGCCGACCGCACCCGCATCCAGGCCGAGGCCGCGGCGTCCAACAACCGGATCGCGCTGGATCAGCTTCTGATCGAACAACTTCCGGAGATCGTGCGCCAGGCCGCGACGGGGCTGTCCAATGCCAATCTGACCGTGCTCAATGGCCCCGACGGGGTCAGCGAGCTGGTGAACGGGATGGTCGGTCAGGGGCTGACCGTCTTCAATTCGTTGCAAAAGGCACTTTCCGCCAACAATGATCAACAGGCGGACTAG
- a CDS encoding MFS transporter yields MKQLMAERRAGVYFGAQLLTLFGDSMLFLGAGIWVKTLTDSNSAAGLTFLFLALPAIAAPAAGLLIDRVPRRSLLIAVNLILAVAVLPLLSVDDRAHVWLIYAVMFGLGCGAIVLGAAQMAILPALFGTQLLAQANSVMSIVQNGVRILAPLLGAALFTVTGPRIVVLVDSASFVLAAIALMMITVHEAPAGYEPGGLRSALTAGVSYIRVTVPLRQQIFAMTVAVSVGGMLESVIYAVVAAIGQPPAFLGVLVSLQAAAAVLAALPAPRLIERLGEGRLLAVGLLAFATANASLIVPHEIVTLTAMVFAGAGIVWTTIASSTYIQRVTPNPLLGRVDTAVQVSRSVPQALFLGLGAALVAVIDYPVLLAAMAATTAIVGTWLLTRTAQVPPAVPHQRARHRPDSH; encoded by the coding sequence GTGAAGCAGTTGATGGCCGAGCGGCGGGCGGGCGTCTACTTCGGGGCTCAATTGCTGACCCTGTTCGGTGATTCGATGCTGTTCTTGGGGGCCGGTATCTGGGTCAAAACGCTGACCGACAGCAACTCTGCGGCGGGCTTGACGTTTTTGTTTTTGGCACTGCCTGCGATCGCCGCACCCGCGGCGGGGCTGCTGATCGACCGGGTCCCGCGACGGTCGCTGCTGATCGCGGTCAATCTGATCCTGGCGGTGGCCGTCTTACCACTGTTATCGGTCGACGATCGCGCTCACGTGTGGCTGATCTACGCGGTGATGTTCGGTCTCGGCTGCGGAGCCATCGTCCTCGGTGCGGCGCAGATGGCGATCCTGCCGGCATTGTTCGGCACACAGTTGCTGGCGCAGGCCAACAGCGTGATGTCGATCGTCCAGAACGGAGTCCGCATTCTCGCACCGCTGCTGGGAGCCGCCTTGTTCACTGTGACCGGTCCACGAATCGTGGTGCTGGTCGACTCCGCCAGCTTCGTCCTCGCGGCGATCGCGCTGATGATGATCACTGTTCACGAGGCTCCGGCCGGATACGAGCCCGGCGGCCTGCGGTCCGCCCTCACCGCGGGCGTCTCCTATATTCGGGTGACTGTCCCACTGCGGCAACAGATCTTCGCCATGACCGTCGCGGTCTCGGTGGGGGGCATGCTCGAATCTGTCATCTACGCTGTTGTCGCCGCCATCGGTCAGCCGCCTGCTTTCCTCGGAGTGCTCGTCAGCCTGCAAGCAGCCGCCGCGGTCCTGGCGGCCTTGCCGGCCCCTCGCCTGATCGAACGCCTCGGCGAGGGCCGTCTGCTCGCCGTCGGGCTCCTCGCGTTCGCCACGGCCAACGCGAGCCTGATCGTTCCTCACGAAATCGTCACGCTCACCGCGATGGTGTTCGCCGGCGCGGGGATCGTCTGGACCACCATCGCCTCCAGCACCTACATCCAACGCGTCACCCCGAACCCGCTGCTGGGCCGCGTCGACACCGCGGTCCAAGTCAGCCGGTCCGTGCCGCAAGCACTGTTTCTCGGACTCGGAGCGGCCCTGGTCGCGGTCATCGACTATCCAGTTCTCCTCGCGGCCATGGCCGCGACCACCGCGATCGTCGGCACCTGGCTTCTCACCCGCACCGCACAGGTCCCACCCGCCGTGCCACACCAACGCGCCCGCCACCGACCAGACTCGCACTGA
- a CDS encoding NfeD family protein, protein MTDPVLGSTGTLTSPIRGKGTLGEVRVAIRGGTEHYIARSDDALPAGATVLVVGVHPGRLVDVVAWIPLPGDS, encoded by the coding sequence ATGACCGACCCGGTACTGGGTTCGACCGGTACGCTCACCTCACCGATCCGCGGCAAGGGAACGCTGGGAGAGGTGCGAGTCGCCATCCGAGGGGGAACCGAGCACTACATCGCGCGATCCGACGACGCGCTTCCCGCCGGGGCGACCGTGCTGGTGGTGGGCGTGCATCCGGGCCGGCTCGTCGATGTTGTTGCGTGGATACCACTTCCGGGCGATTCCTAG
- a CDS encoding nitrate/sulfonate/bicarbonate ABC transporter ATP-binding protein, with translation MTTATTGEVLIDIEDVGMSFTGAGGEPLQVLDHVNLQLCDGEIVALLGRSGSGKSTLLRTIAGLLAPTSGRIRYRGQPLTGANPGAALVFQSFALMPWLTVQDNVELGLAARGVAPEPRRRRALEAIDRIGLDGFETAYPKELSGGMRQRVGFARALVLEPDLLLMDEPFSALDVLTAENLRTELVNLWATADFPTRCVCIVTHNIEEAVQLADRVVVLGANPGHIIAEVPVQLPRPRNRRAPAFTALVDQIYGLLTGRDSEAVAVEPDSGTPFTTPLPDASVGGIAGLLELVYDNSGRADLPEVADDLNFELDDLMPLVDAAALLGFLLADSGDVIMTNVGSRFTTADIQTSKNVFATQARRRAPLVRTICSALIGSSDGSVRADFVLDLLRRGFSAEDARRQLELAIDWGRYGELFDYDTDSGRITADPSLLEY, from the coding sequence ATGACCACCGCGACCACCGGCGAGGTTCTCATCGACATCGAGGATGTCGGCATGTCGTTCACCGGCGCGGGCGGCGAACCGCTGCAGGTGCTCGATCACGTGAACCTGCAATTGTGCGACGGCGAGATCGTGGCGCTGCTGGGCCGTTCGGGTTCGGGCAAGTCCACGCTGCTGCGCACCATCGCCGGGCTGCTGGCTCCCACGTCGGGCCGCATCCGCTATCGCGGGCAGCCGTTGACCGGCGCCAATCCCGGTGCGGCCCTGGTGTTCCAGTCCTTCGCGCTGATGCCGTGGCTGACCGTGCAGGACAATGTGGAGCTCGGTTTGGCCGCGCGCGGGGTCGCTCCCGAACCGCGGCGGCGGCGCGCGCTGGAGGCGATCGACCGCATCGGCCTGGACGGTTTCGAGACCGCCTATCCCAAGGAGCTGTCCGGCGGTATGCGTCAGCGGGTGGGTTTCGCGCGCGCCCTGGTGCTGGAACCGGATCTGCTGCTGATGGATGAACCGTTCTCGGCGCTGGATGTGCTGACCGCGGAGAACCTGCGCACTGAACTGGTGAACCTGTGGGCGACAGCGGATTTCCCGACCCGCTGTGTGTGCATCGTGACCCACAATATCGAGGAGGCGGTGCAGCTGGCCGATCGAGTGGTGGTGCTGGGCGCGAACCCGGGCCATATCATCGCCGAGGTGCCGGTGCAGTTGCCGCGTCCGCGCAATCGCCGCGCGCCCGCCTTCACCGCGCTGGTCGATCAGATCTACGGCCTGCTCACCGGGCGCGATTCCGAAGCCGTTGCGGTGGAACCGGATTCGGGCACTCCGTTCACGACTCCGCTGCCCGACGCCTCGGTCGGCGGCATCGCGGGTCTGCTCGAGCTGGTCTATGACAACAGTGGCCGCGCCGATCTGCCGGAAGTGGCCGACGACCTGAACTTCGAACTCGACGATCTGATGCCGCTGGTGGACGCCGCGGCGCTGCTGGGGTTCCTGCTGGCCGATTCCGGTGATGTGATCATGACCAATGTGGGCTCCCGTTTCACCACCGCCGACATCCAGACCAGCAAGAATGTCTTCGCCACCCAGGCGCGCCGCCGCGCGCCGCTGGTGCGCACCATCTGCAGTGCGCTCATCGGCTCCTCCGACGGCAGTGTGCGCGCCGATTTCGTGCTGGATCTGCTGCGGCGCGGCTTCTCCGCCGAGGATGCGCGCCGCCAGCTCGAGCTGGCCATCGACTGGGGTCGCTACGGCGAATTGTTCGACTACGACACCGATTCCGGGCGCATCACCGCCGACCCGTCACTGCTCGAATACTGA